The Streptomyces sp. V4I8 genome includes the window CGTCAAGCGGGCCGCGGAGCGGCGTGAGGGCGGCTGGTGGGTGCTCGGCGACAACGCGTACGCCGCCGGGGACAGCACCGACTACGGCGTCGTGCCCGACGAGCTGATCCTGGGCCGGGTCCGGCTGCGCTACCGGCCGCGCAAGCCGGGTCAGCGCTCGCCGTTCGCGGTGGCGCGCTGGGCGCTGTCGGCCGTGCGGCCCGTCTTCGCCGACCGGTCGGCCTCCAGGCGCTTGCGGGCGCGGTAGGCGGCCACGTTGGCGCGGGTCGCGCAGCGGTCCGAGCAGTAGCGCCGGGAGCGGTTGGTGGACGTGTCGAGGTAGGCGTTGCGGCACGGGGAGGCCTCGCACAGGCCCAGGCGGTCCACGCCGTACTCGGTGAGGTGGAAGGCCAGGCCCATCGCCGCGATGGCCGTGTAGCCCGCGGTGGCGTTCGACGGGTGGTCCGCCAGGTGCATGTGCCACAGGGGGCGGCCGTCGTCGTCCCGGAAGTTGTGGCCGGAGATCTGCGGGCTCACCGGGAACTCCAGCAGGAGGGCGTTCAGCAGGTTCACCGCCATCGCCTCGTCGCCCTGGTCCGCCGCCTCGAAGACCGCCCTCAGCCGTGCCCGCACCGAGCGGAAGCGGGTGACGTCCCCGTCGGTGGCGCGGCGGGCCGCCTCCTGGTTGACGCCGAACAGATCGCGGACGGCCTCGACCGAGGTCAGCGAGTCCTTCCCCCGGGCCGGGTCCTCGGTGTTGACGAGTCGTACGGCGTAATCCGAGTAATAGGCCAGTTCCACTTGTAGTCCTTACGGAGGCGTTCTATCGTCGTGATGCGGTCGGGTAACAGCTGATCGTGCTTCCAGGGTATTACGTGACTTGCGCGATGGAGGGGTTCCATGACGGACACGGACATCACCACCACGACCGGAGCCGACTGGGCCGCCTGGCAGAAGAGCTGGGACCGGCAGCAGGAGTGGTACATGCCCGACCGCGAGGAACGCTTCCGGATCATGCTCGACATGGTCGAGGCCCTCGTCGGCCCCGCCCCGCGCGTGCTCGATCTCGCGTGCGGCACGGGAAGTATCACGGCTCGGCTGTTCGCGCGGTTCCCGGCTGCCACCAGCACGGGCGTCGACCTCGACCCCGCCCTCCTCGCCATCGCCGAGGGCACCTTCGCGGACGACGAGCGGGTCTCCTTCGTCACGGCCGACCTCAAGGACCCCGACTGGCCGGCGGAGCTGCCGTACGACTCGTACGACGCCGTCCTGACCGCCACGGCCCTGCACTGGCTGCACCGTGAACCCCTCGCGGCCCTCTACGGTCAGGTCGCGGAGCTCGTCCGCGACGGTGGTGTGT containing:
- a CDS encoding trans-aconitate 2-methyltransferase, whose translation is MTDTDITTTTGADWAAWQKSWDRQQEWYMPDREERFRIMLDMVEALVGPAPRVLDLACGTGSITARLFARFPAATSTGVDLDPALLAIAEGTFADDERVSFVTADLKDPDWPAELPYDSYDAVLTATALHWLHREPLAALYGQVAELVRDGGVFLNADHMIDDSTPRINAAERALRHARMDQAKADGALDWSEWWQLAAQDPVLAEPTARRFAIYGEHAEGDMPSAAWHARVLRERGFGEARPVWCSPSDTLLLALK
- the sodX gene encoding nickel-type superoxide dismutase maturation protease, with the protein product MPELSQDAERGRAAQPFGWAEVTGPSMVPTLYHGDLLVVWHRGRIRPGAVVVLRHPFQQDLLVVKRAAERREGGWWVLGDNAYAAGDSTDYGVVPDELILGRVRLRYRPRKPGQRSPFAVARWALSAVRPVFADRSASRRLRAR
- a CDS encoding ABATE domain-containing protein, with the translated sequence MELAYYSDYAVRLVNTEDPARGKDSLTSVEAVRDLFGVNQEAARRATDGDVTRFRSVRARLRAVFEAADQGDEAMAVNLLNALLLEFPVSPQISGHNFRDDDGRPLWHMHLADHPSNATAGYTAIAAMGLAFHLTEYGVDRLGLCEASPCRNAYLDTSTNRSRRYCSDRCATRANVAAYRARKRLEADRSAKTGRTADSAQRATANGER